The Rhizoctonia solani chromosome 13, complete sequence nucleotide sequence GATTACTTACTGCTCCCCAAATCATGTTTGACAATCCGAATTCCGTACTGGAGACACCAGCAACTTGACCGAGCATATTGAGCCTGGAAATGACATCATACGGAAATTCAGCCCACGTAAGGGCTATCTGTGAACCACTGACCAGCCTACAACCCATCCTACGATGGCACGTTGTTTCGGAGGAACGAGCTCTAAACAGGAACCGAATACTTGAGGCACAATCACGAGAAGATTAGACAAATTGAACTTACGAGCAGAAGCGGTGTATAGTCCACCGGCAGTGGGGAAAGCAGACACGATCTCTGCAATACTGGCACCGAGTGTAAAACACATGGTGGCTCCCAAAATCCAACACCAAACCACCTATTTGAGGCAAATTGTCAGTTATAATGAGAGCTCACGCGACTTGGAGAGACTGACCGATGCGGGTCCACCAAGGGTGAGGGGGGTGTTGAAAGTCGTTGCGATGGATGAGCACATGCTAGAAATGACATATGAGCTATCTACTATAAGAGTGACTAGCAGAAACATACCCCATGATAGAGAATGCCTGAACATCAAGTCTAAATTAGCACCAATGAGCCAAGACTATCGATGGACTCACGAATGATATCGTAGCAATATTCGTAAACTCTCTCTTAAATGAGGGCTAATTAAAACATAAGCTCGTTGCACCCCTCACCACTCGACATATGCACACTCAACACACCTGATATCCCATCGCAATGAGCTCAGCATCGTCGCTAGTGAGGCTCTCCCCACTGGGGACGTCAACTTGGTACTTTTTGTCCTGAGGAGCCATGAGGAGGAGGGTAGTGGGGTAACGAAAGAAGTAAAAATTGGACGCAAAATATTTATGCGTTCCTCATGGGCGGCGATAAGCCAAGTGGGACCTGATCACACTTTAGCTGATCGGTAGTTCCGCAAAATCCATTCCCCGATCCTTGGCGCGCGGCGCTTCTCAAATTTACACCAACCGCATCCATTTCTgtcccaccaccaccaagtAACCATGCCCCCTCTTCGACCAGAAATATCAAGAGAAACGGCAAATCCGACTCAGAAAATAAGGCAAGAAAATACAACAAGAAATCAAACCCAGATGAGCCTGGTGTTCAAAAAGTCAAGTCAGCCATCCGTCAGACTCGTCGGTTGCTTGCAAAGGTATGTAATATCGGGAGCTACTGTGGAAGGATATTTATCTAAATATGCCGGTATGTCAAATTTAAACATTAGGAATCCCTTGCAGCAGATGTCAGGATTGCTAGTGAACGTAGGCTCAAATCGCTAGAAGCGGATCTTGCGAAAGCAGAGCGAAAGCAGAGACGAAGAAGGAACGAAAGATGGCGATGCGATACCACAAGGTACTTACCTCTTTGGTTTAGCGAGATTGGAATTCGTCTGACTTACCGCAGCATACGACCGATAGATAAAGTTCTTTGGTATGTCATATCTCTGACCTCCGTACCGTAATTGGCACCTCCAACCATCTACTCGTAGATAAGCAAAAGGTAAACCGAAAGATCGCCCAAACCAAACGAGCGCTGGAGGCACCAGATCTGGACAAGAAAGAACGTAAGAAGTTACAAAAAGAGCTCTTGTCCCATCGTGTGGACTTGAATTACATACTGGTATGTTTACATTCTATCTCCTTATATTTACCCTACAACGTTGCACTCCAACATAGAACCACCCCAAACTCGACAAATACATTGGCCTGTATCCTTCGAGCGAATCGAATGACGACCGGACAGATAAATTGCGTGAAGAACGGCGCCTACTTGTACGACAAGCCATGGAACGAGGGGAAATGGATGCCGAGCCGGAAAATCGAAGGTCAAATGGGAATGGCCAAGTCGAAGAACTTGATGGAGGAGGATCAGCTGAGCTCGGGGCCTCggacgacgatgacgatgacgatgataGCGGGACCGATGGGGAAGGGGGGAACCGAAGCCATCAAAGGCACCCTCAAATCGTCATCGTGTCTCGGCAAACACGGCGTCAAAATCCGAGAAACCCAAGAAACCAAAATTGCAAGAGAAGCCAAAGAAATCCAAGTCAGCTCCACTTGCATTCCAACAACAGTTGGTGAGCGTCAAGGACGATGATTTCTTCGATGCGTAGGTATGGTTTTTCTCGGTGTTACTTATTCCGCTTTCGTACTCGGTTATGTATCAAGTTGGGATTGCTTGGCTTTTGAATGCCAATTAAACATAGTTGATCATTTCTGTTATCTTGCTCAGCGTATCCTCAATCACTTAGACCTACGAAGGATGTGTTGGTTGGCTTATGCAAAATGATGGTGATACGAACAAGGTTACACTGCCgatctcacgcgcacagggACTCAAGCCACAGATACTTTCTTTCCTTAATTAAGCGGCCTCGCTTGAGTGGGAACTGAGATTAAGAATGCCAGCCTTTTGATCGAATAATCATGGATCACCAGAGTTGGAAGCTAGTTTAGATATCTCCCATCATGAGCAGGAACAAAAGCACCTTCGAGTACAAATGCCTTTTATTCACATCTAAAGCCTGGTGTTCATTTAACAAATACCGTTTGGCGCTTTAGCAGGAACCTTGCTAGTGACGTATAGTTACAGTGCGACATGACTTGAAACGCAAGACCTTTCTCTGGTCAAAACACAAGATCATAAACTACATATTTGATCCTAATCTCGCTGACAACTAATAAGCCCGAGCTACTAGGCTGTTAAGCATAGCGCTAGCGTTCGGATGAATTGATACCATGCGCCGTACTCGTGGCTCCCGATCGCAAATTTGGCGCCCCATCCCAAGCAGTTGGGTTAATAAGGCTATATATAGCCTTGACCATTAGGTTGGCGAACGTCCTCCTGCATAGCCCATTCTATATTTAAGTTATTGATACCTTTGGCAAAAGCCGATGTGAAACGAGTTAAGTCTTGCCAACACGACCCATGAAACTAATCAATTGGTATAGTACAAATTCGATTCATCTATGCTCAGTTTATAGTAGCGAGTGATTAACAACGCAAATAAAATAAGTTATGAAAAAGAAAGCCGATAGTAAGATAGGTCCATATAACGTCGTAATACTATGAGATTCCTCATTTGGGAGTAAGAGTGGCTCCAGAACTAGTGACGGATGTCATCGGGATAGCAAACTCGATTGCACAGGGCTTGATTGTCATTTGTCAGATTCCCGAGTGACAGGCGACGATTCCGCTCTTCATCAAGTTGGTAGAGCGAGAAGATTATTCTACTGCACACAACGCTGGAAACAGCTATGATGATCCTGGGTCATTCATGTTAGAGTCTCGGATGTTGATTCGGATTAGCATTTCCGCAACTCACCCGACGCATTAGTCGCGATCTGAACAGTCCTGATAGTGCTCCCAATACAACCGAACACTATCAGCGCAACTCTAACACCAAAATATACAACGCAGCTATAATATAAGTTTGGGGTTATTAGATTCAATTGTTTACGTCATGTATCAACATGAAATATGGGATGATGGGGCATAGATTTATGCGTTCAACTCACTGTTCTGCAAGCCTTCGTGACAAAACAGTTGCACCAAAGTGTTTTCTCATTGTTCCGAGTTTCCATAAGGTAGCAATAAAGACTATCGATTCGTAGACTGTCGTGGGGATGAGGCCTATCCACATATAGGCGGGCGGAAGTACGGTGCATCCAGTTAATATCCCTGGAACTACTGGCTGTAAGAACCTGAAACACCTGCAAAGGGGACTGCTTATACTTACGAATCTGGGGCAGAAATATAGTTTGCTGTTTAAAAATATGTCAATAATAATGCTGGGAGACGTCGACACAACGGCGCAAACGCTAGTAAGATCACCTTTAAAATCTGGCTCGCAATTACAATGGTGGATGTTGCTGTACAGGTCAATCCTATAGCCAAAATACTGCAAGGTATAATGAGTGGAAATTGGAGTGCATATGAGGATTAACTATACAACGTACCAAAGTACGCGCCTATAGCCAGCACCGCGGTGTTAAGAAACAAACAACGATATGATTTATTTTGATCGTACCTACTGCTGTAAAGCGCCCAGCAACGCAGCACAAGCACCCCTAAACATAAATGGAACAGCCATGTAACACTATAAAAATAGTTCAAGCCAAGTATCACTCACCAGTTATTATATCCGTTGACAGCGAGCAACCGTAAGCGTATAGGGCAATCACCTGTTTACAACTGTATACGCAGGGTAGGTAGTAAGTCTGCTAGGCGTTAAACGTTGCAATGTAATAAAACCTACGTCTAGAAAGTAGGCAGACCTCACGTATAAGTGTCCGACATGCTACAAATGATATTAAAACGTACTGAAGGATGGGGTGAGGGATGAAATAATAGGACTGAGTTCCGCATGGACATTGACATCAACGAGGCGTTCATCAGCCGAGTTGAACGACAATACCTGGTAGAGATATCCTATACAATGATGCAAATGACTCAGTATTATAACTAGTCCTTAGAGAAGTGTATGTACCAGAGGAAAACTAATGGACAAATTCGATTGAGGTGGTAAAGGAAACGACCGTATGTCCAGGGCGCCCTCCAAATGTAAGCAACTTCCAGATGGAGGTTGCTCACCCAATCGTAAATCAAAAGTGCCAACGAAACCGCTGTTATGGATATTTAAGATGGTTAATTGAAGAAACAGGCTGATTGCCATATTGCTAACCAGTAAGCCTTTTAGCTAATTCCAGCTGGACAAGACCCTCTTCAATCAAAACCATGATATCCGTCCCTAGTGGTAAGAACGACATGGGTGTAGCTCCCTAAGTGGTTGAAGTGGTGCCGGTTTTTCTTTTCCCAAATCCTTGGAGATTGCCTTATGTGCTGTACGTGGCTGAGGCGGGAGGTCAGAACAGAGAGAAATTGGGGCGCCGGCTCGAAGGGTATTTATTCAGCCCGAACCGTATATGTGGAATGATTTTACGGTGAGCCTAAAGCATAAACGTAACGCCCAGTCCCGAGAGCCGTTCTTATTAGAGACCATAGCCGCTGACTGAATACTAAACAATGCGGAAGCAAAGTATTGCTATTTGCTCTTGTCAGGATACGAGTTCCGAAGAATCGCGTGTCAGAGTTGTCGGTGGCGCTGCTATGATCGCAAGCTCGGGATTGAGAGCCTTGGGGCCGTCGGCAAGTTGTGTAAGGGCATGTGCGTGTTGAGATACAACGAAGTGACTTAACTGCCTTTTTACTTAATATGCATTGGCCATCCAGCCAAGATTTCCTAGAGAACATCCAATAGGGGACGCCAAAAAGTGCAATTTTTTTTTGGTGAAATCCATACAGAGCGTCAGGTTGTTCTTGATTTGGATATTTATAGTGGTCTCGCCTGTGTTGTCGGACTCATAGTCTATTAGTCAGTGGTAGCGAACATCGAAACTCTGACTAAACGATGTGTGACCGCGGAGAACCTGATCTACATTTAAAATCAGAGGCCCATCCGTTCATTTATACGGTTCGATTTAAAATATAACACCCAGAGAAGCCCCCAAACAATGTTGATTAAACATCTAAAAAGAAGTCGAGTTACTTCCGAAGTTATCCAGACATTTGAAACCGCACCTTACACTCTCGACATCGTAGTTTCATTTTGCAGCCGTTTTCGACTCGCTTTGGAGAAGAGCAAATCGCTCGATAGTATGCGCCCGACAGCATGCCATCATTCGTAACCATTCCCAGCACTCAAGAAGTACCGAGCATGGAAAGAGAGCCTGTCGACGATCATATAAATTCGTTAGATTGGCGGCACAGCACCGTAACTTTCTTGGCAGAGTTGTTTGCTGTGAGTTTAGTGGCTAGTCATGAGAGAACGATGATCTCATAGTAAGCAAGAATGCGAGCGTGTCACATAACTACCATACACTTTACTACTGTTTCAAGCATCGCCTATATAACTACTGAATCTCAATGCGGACTCAAATCACCTTGCCATAATACCAAGACTTCAAGCGCCTTGCGCAGGAATTTTATCACTTGAACACCAGCCTATTGATCCCGGCTGCTAAATGGCGCATATAGTTTATATGTATTGAAACCGAGATTTTCAGGGTGCACTCTCGCTATCAGTTATTAATGCGATCATCAGGTCGTGGGCAGCACATATACTAATTTTGTACTGCCTTTGACCAACAAGTTGCACCAGGGTTAGGAACGAATATCTCCTGGACGGACACAGACTCAATATCGTAATGTTGTTGCATAACATGTTTGTGCAAGTCACATGATATGTTGTGATGTGTCAAACGCTCAAATGTCAAATCGTCGCGGGCGCTTCTTGTTCCCGACTACCACCACTCGCGCCCGGCGCTCACTCGCATTCAGCTCGTCCTAGGACCCCTTCTTGCATACACCGTCTTAGATCGTAACATGGTCGTTACACACGAAAGTGCACcacccaaagccaagcccaAAGGCCAGGAAGTAGTAGTAACGTGCCAGGCAAGGAGAAGAGGTGAGGAGCAAAGAGGGATGTCTTACTTGTCGTATTCGAGGGAAGAAATGCGACCAAGGGAAGCTTACAGAAGACGATGCGCAACATCCTGGATGTGCGGCATGCAGACGCTTGCGTATTGAATGCCTTGGATATGCTCGCAATCGTCCTGAGTGGCTAAAAGTAAGTCCCCATCGCTCGGCGCTTGTACGGGCGCTCATTTATGTCTTGTGCAGGGGCCTCAAGTCGATGAATTTAAACGGACAATCAAGATGTTCCTTGCTGGTGAGCTTTTTTCACCTTCTTTATATAGGTTTAGACTTACCCTTTACCACGAAAGAAAATTCACCGCGAGTTCAACGTACTCCTCGCACTTCTGACTCTGGGAGCTTGCCATTCCTAACCTTTGACAACCTTCGCAATGGCGCGGCCACTTCGTTTGTCCCAGTCGGTCCTTCATCCTCTTCCGTTAATGGAGCTGCCGAAGCCAGCTCTCCTGCACAGCCCCCTGAAGGACAAGATGGGACTCGAGGGGATTTCAACCCGCCTCCGATCCCTCCTACATATGCACACGCACAGTACCAGGTACCAATGGCATTCGGCCCACCGCCGCAGCATCAACAGCTCCCTGGGCATCCCATCCAATCTCATGGAATTCCCCATCAATTACCGCCTATCGCCCACCCTCATGACCGAATCAGCTTCAATCGCAAGCAGGGATTCCACTGACCCAGCTCTTGCGATCGATCCAGCCCTAGAGGACGCAAACATGCAGACTCTTGCGCCTGTACTTGCCCAACTTGGCGTGATCGGCCGTCTTCGTCCCGCTGCCCCGAACAGCAGGACCATACCCACGTTGCTGTAGGATATACCGTCTCGCATGACAGAGGAACACCTCCGCTGCCCCAGCCCCTGCGGCCCCTGTTGGGGAGAATGCTCTGCATAACATTGGGGTTCGCGTTCTCGAAGTCTCATCGCAGGTGGCAAGCCTGTTGAAGCCGCGGCGGTCCGCGCATGGGCAGGCGTTGTTGGTGCTAGCGTTGCCTGGGGAGAGGTTGTTGTTGAGATTGTAGGCGCTACAAGAGCAGAGCCTGGTACGGTTATTAGCTTCACTGGCCCTATACCCGAAAATCTCGACCAACTTGGAGCGAATGCTTTACAAGCTTGTGCTCTCATGTGCCTTGGCCTTCCTGGAGCGGAGGAAGTACTTGCTAAACGCTTGGAGGAGCGCCGCTGGGGCGAGGAAGTTGCCGAAGGAGGAATAGCCGAGAATTGGCAACGAGCGGTGAAGTGCTTAGTACTCTAGCTGGCGCGGGTGTCGCGGGTGCTGCTGAGGCTGTGGCAAGGCTCGAAGCGCGGCAAGGAAAGCCTGCCGAGGTTCAGGATGGACTGTCAGGTGTTAAACCCGAAGAGGCAGGAGGAGACGTGCATATGGACTCTGATGATAAGAGCACCGTCGTTGCCCCAGCTGTTGCCGCCGCGACCCTGAACACGCCCGTTGTGCAGAATGATCCTGCAGTCACCTCTATAGCCACTGTTTAAGTGTGTTGAACTGTGAAAAGGGCAGAGCGTGTTCAAGTTTCGGATGATTAGTAGTTTTAAATAACCGTGTATATTTGACTGTGTACCCTGTCTTTTTGTCCTCGAGCCAGGTGGGCCGCTAGCGGCCAGTGCCTTTACCCATCCCGAATTTATAGCCAGTTTCATGTGTTCCTTGGATTCTATATTGCTTGCTATGTTTCTTTGTATGTGCAGACGGGGGAGAAATGGTAGTTAATTGATACTGATACTGGCGGAAACAAGTACAAAGCTCGTACAAAATAATGATAAATCAAAAAGCAACAAGTAAGCAATCCGGACACTCGATGGGGACTTCAACTGAAAAATTCCCAGTCATTCTCAACAATCCGTAACATGTATCTTTCAACTGGGGTTAATCCATCGTCCTCACCTGGTCCTCAGCCTGGGTAGTTGGGTGCTCAGATTCCGATACATGAGAGCTATCCCGTTCTGCCGCGCGCCGTTGTCATCACCATCTTTCTCTACCCCTCCAAAGTCGTCCCAATCCATCCTCCGTTCCTCACCGATAGCCATCTTCGCAGCATCCATCAACCTTATCCTCCACTTCTGCCAAAGCGCGCTCAATCCTCACATCATCGACCATGACCTGACGCCAGTCAAATTCCCCCTGCTGGATAACGATATCATCCAGAAGTCGTTTTTGGTTAGCTTTGCGCAGCATGGCTTCTTCAACCGTGTGCTTCGAGATGAATCGGTATATGCTCACTTCTCGGGTTTGGCCGATGCGATGTGCTCTACGAATGTGGACAGAGTCAGCGTGTGGTAAGGTTGGTTGTTCGAGATGTGTACCTGTCTTCGCACTGTCTATCCATTGATGGGTTATAGTCGCTATCGTAAAATATAACAGTATCTGCACCGGTTAGGCTATAAGATCATTGTCAATACCGGGCTATGGGCGCCGAAATGCTAAACTTACTTGATACCAACACCACCGGACCTCGACGAAGCAATGAACGCAAAAATCTTGTTATCCACATTGAACCTCTCAGTTACAACCTGCCGTTGCTCGATCTTCGTTGAGCCATCTAAACGCAGGTACCGATAGCCATGGAAATTAAGGAATATTTCGAGAATATCGAGGACCCGTGTCATTTGGGTAAATATCAATACCCTATGTCCACCCGCATTCTTCTCACGAAGCAGTCTATCGAGTGCCTGAAGCTTTCCACAGTCGTATTGGAGCAAGGAAGAATCCGGAAATGCTATCTGTAGTTTGACACTCGCACGGTGAAGAATATCAAACTCGGGATTGGAGAAGGCTGAGCGAATGACCGGGTTAAGCGCGATATCACCGGAGTAGCTGGGCGAGGCCAGAGGTGCAAGAACAAGTCGAGGAACATCCAAGGCAACGACGGTAGGTGTAACAAACGCAAATCGATCAACTATGTCTGCCATAGATTCTTCGCGTTGGGCGTACGACATGAGCATCCGAGCTACTCCGAATTTGGTGTTAGGACCCGATCTTCCTTGCTTGAGGATATCAGCAGGTATGAGTCGCTCCACCATTGAGCGCAGGACCCGGAGCTTCTCTGAGCCAAGGACAGGCATGCGCGCATTGCGCTGGGTATTGATATGTTCGATTCGCCGACGAATTCCTCGCCTCTCAAGTATCCGTTGATACTCACGCCATCGTTTATTGCCGCAAATGGTACGAAGATCCTTTGGAGGTGGCTCTCCAGGGGTATCCAGAGCAGGGAAGAGCTGAGATGGGGTAAGCGTAGCTCTCTGTTCGGCAACTATAGAGGATTCAGTAGcgttggccatgaggtcaaaTGAGTGATTGTAAAGGCTGAATCCATCATCGTCGAACTGTTTCAGTAATCGCCTGCGCACAAGTAGCTCCTTGATTTCGTAGTCGGCAACAGCAGATTGACCAACGGGTATTGCAAACGATGTAAGGATAGGCCGAACCTCAAATAGATCCGGGTGGTTGCAGACTTTACGTAGCTGCATAAGACAGTTTACGATACTAAGAAAGTTTCCGCCGGCGAGAGTTTCTTTGGTTTGAGCGCGTGACATAAACTCGTCGTACAGATATCGTTGGCGTTTAGATAGTCGACAGTAGACAATATGTTCGTGTTTAGCTGGGAGCTGCTGCTCAACATCACATTTGAGGCGACGAAGAATGTATGGGCGAAGTACGGTGTGTAGTTTATCGATCGTGTCTCGGGTCTGCTCGTCCAATGTCTCCCCGCTCTCTACAGCATGACGCATCGTTTCTGAATACAGAGACTGTCAGGATGAATTCAAGGTATTACTGCGAGCAACTTACCTAAAAACCATTCCTCGAATTGTTGTTTGTTCGCTGTCTCGGGCTGCACAAAATACAATAAAGACCACAGTTCGGTGATGTTGTTCTGGAGAGGAGTCCCAGTGAGAAGCAGGCGTCGTTCTGAATTGAAGCTAAACAGTGTGGCCCAGCGTTGGGATTTGAAGTTTTTGATGTTGTGAGCTTCGTCGAGAATCATGTAATGCCACCTTTTACGTCTGAATATTGCCTGGTCAGCAAGAACAAGTTGATAGGAGGTAACAACGACGTTGAATGAATGTTCGGTGTTCCATCCTattcttttttctttgcgTTCCCTGATAGACCCGTAGTAGCTGAGTACTTTGAATCCAGGCAGAAACTTTTTGAACTCCATTTCCCAATTAAGGATCACGCTAGTTGGCACAATGATCAAATGAGGACCCCAGACGCCTCTGTCGCAAGCCAAGTGAGCCAAAAGTGCAATTGTTTGGATAGTCTTGCTGCAAAGTTACTCGTGAGCAATGGCAGGATGTCATCTCACTGGACCACTCACCCAAGGCCCATTTCATCCGCTAAAATACCATTATTACCCCGGATGTATCCACTGACGAGCCACTCAAGTCCAGATTGCTGATAGGGCCTCAGGTTGCCGCGTAACAGAAACGGTGGTCGGACTCCACTATCTTGAGGTGCTTGTACATTTTTCGGTCCAAAAAGCCCAATAGTATGAATGCTCTCGTCTCCCTGGCTGCCTTCGTCTTGACTTTCACTCTCATCGTCACTATCCGGCTCACGAGTGCGGCTTTGCTCCGCTTCAGCTTCGTTGATACCAACAAATCCATACCGCCTCATTATCTCCTCCAGAGGTATCTCTGCATCCTTGGCTAACCCATCTACCTCGCTGCTCGGTTCGTATAGAACCGCCTTCGGAACACGCCGAGAAGTGCGCCGCGACTCCCCGAGTGCTGCTTCGGGTGATTTGAGCTTGAGTGTAAGCTTACGCACCGCATGTGCTATAGGAGTAATCGGTGGGGAGTCTGTTTGAATCGCAGAAGTAGAGTGACGAGTAGAGGATTCAGAAGTACCATCGCATACATGGTTCCCGTTAGTCGAGCCAGTGTGACCAAGAGATGCAGTAGATTGTTGCCTATCAACGGCCTCAGGAACCTGTTCCCTCATATCAACGCTTTGGACAGTCGGAGTGTCATCTGAAGCTACATAACAAAGACGATCCCGTTCGACAGCAGATGTGTCACCATCCTGATCAAGCGCAGAGTCGAAAACCTCGCTTAAAAGGATCGTTTCGTCAGGGTTGATTTTGACTCGGACAGTCGCAGGATCGGTTGTGAGAGATGAAAGGTCGGTATAATCCACCACGTCGACGTCAGGGTCGTTGTTCGCTTGGTCCATGGGCTCTCGTTCATATCCACCGAGTCTCGGTACCGAATCAAATGACGCATCACTCTCATCGCCCTCATCTACCCCCTCCTCGCTCTTGGTATCGCTCGAAGCTTCACTTTCCTCCctgtc carries:
- a CDS encoding DNA-dependent ATPase; protein product: MVNKRRLRDCLVITYLEQVISPVSQVAEAEIMSDGDLAEQRASLIEQKKRELDEVHDKHDSLLRELFHLQKFVTLIGFDPDVAKQERSEVWEEFRAPYDLWDHSASGPSSRRTRRAINERRESMTTSTSQTSTASQNHESPGAQRSSRNLPMPSLTTISTSGPTKSYKAKVVKNPSFPPPVASRKRPLREKGHGAGQDDLDVSRASLPTTPNIIDQGAPDWSVSFSPKKRRQKRKEKGASAVLDSTALFASTSADQHSPPSIPQSSPASSPGGTPLPKRIRLIVKPAPPPVLATHPHQLPRPSVFGGSLPKLLSSFALLEESNENDFVERRNGVDPGIRQPGDITPGDKLEHSKLGISWDEFDKSVKAEVEIWKRIREVRARGGLTCMRGWEIVRGEEEEVEEEEEEEEKEEQEGEVEVGRDEGNGDGSEGKGGGQAQVDDSTREPTGPGRDLVKEEILSNGVASPLTGDQASLGPALAGETVGASTIIEPELSSTLVRDTLAEDREKNDRTHTPDYILPGLSGYASPISETSSPPAVAIDEHIAAIPKAPLRASAPPIHDIMDTESTKSVNLGYGAMDPEIETRTPQSINPATTAPISSNTTRNPSRSSTPNATLSLPLPNLSFLPQSHYEILLNAIPAHARRVKATQAHRHRSATLISRYWERLQGAAERLAAAEERRLRTGARALARGVVAKAWKDAVAVIRARLREKEEAEQAREGRKHLDAILEQSSALLETQQQDLGLTRRPGGRSKSLSSGRSYSRSSRVAEEEEEEEEDREESEASSDTKSEEGVDEGDESDASFDSVPRLGGYEREPMDQANNDPDVDVVDYTDLSSLTTDPATVRVKINPDETILLSEVFDSALDQDGDTSAVERDRLCYVASDDTPTVQSVDMREQVPEAVDRQQSTASLGHTGSTNGNHVCDGTSESSTRHSTSAIQTDSPPITPIAHAVRKLTLKLKSPEAALGESRRTSRRVPKAVLYEPSSEVDGLAKDAEIPLEEIMRRYGFVGINEAEAEQSRTREPDSDDESESQDEGSQGDESIHTIGLFGPKNVQAPQDSGVRPPFLLRGNLRPYQQSGLEWLVSGYIRGNNGILADEMGLGKTIQTIALLAHLACDRGVWGPHLIIVPTSVILNWEMEFKKFLPGFKVLSYYGSIRERKEKRIGWNTEHSFNVVVTSYQLVLADQAIFRRKRWHYMILDEAHNIKNFKSQRWATLFSFNSERRLLLTGTPLQNNITELWSLLYFVQPETANKQQFEEWFLETMRHAVESGETLDEQTRDTIDKLHTVLRPYILRRLKCDVEQQLPAKHEHIVYCRLSKRQRYLYDEFMSRAQTKETLAGGNFLSIVNCLMQLRKVCNHPDLFEVRPILTSFAIPVGQSAVADYEIKELLVRRRLLKQFDDDGFSLYNHSFDLMANATESSIVAEQRATLTPSQLFPALDTPGEPPPKDLRTICGNKRWREYQRILERRGIRRRIEHINTQRNARMPVLGSEKLRVLRSMVERLIPADILKQGRSGPNTKFGVARMLMSYAQREESMADIVDRFAFVTPTVVALDVPRLVLAPLASPSYSGDIALNPVIRSAFSNPEFDILHRASVKLQIAFPDSSLLQYDCGKLQALDRLLREKNAGGHRVLIFTQMTRVLDILEIFLNFHGYRYLRLDGSTKIEQRQVVTERFNVDNKIFAFIASSRSGGVGINLTGADTVIFYDSDYNPSMDRQCEDRAHRIGQTREVSIYRFISKHTVEEAMLRKANQKRLLDDIVIQQGEFDWRQVMVDDVRIERALAEVEDKVDGCCEDGYR
- a CDS encoding Fungal Zn(2)-Cys(6) binuclear cluster domain; amino-acid sequence: MPSFVTIPSTQEVPSMEREPVDDHINSLDWRHSTVTFLAELFALVLGPLLAYTVLDRNMVVTHESAPPKAKPKGQEVVVTCQARRRGKKCDQGKLTEDDAQHPGCAACRRLRIECLGYARNRPEWLKGPQVDEFKRTIKMFLAENSPRVQRTPRTSDSGSLPFLTFDNLRNGAATSFVPVGPSSSSVNGAAEASSPAQPPEGQDGTRGDFNPPPIPPTYAHAHSLGIPSNLMEFPINYRLSPTLMTESASIASRDSTDPALAIDPALEDANMQTLAPVLAQLGRNTSAAPAPAAPVGENALHNIGPVEAAAVRAWAGVVGASVAWGEVVVEIVGATRAEPGTVISFTGPIPENLDQLGANALQACALMCLGLPGAEEVLAKRLEERRWGEEVAEGGIAENWQRAVKLEARQGKPAEVQDGLSGVKPEEAGGDVHMDSDDKSTVVAPAVAAATLNTPVVQNDPAVTSIATV
- a CDS encoding rRNA-processing protein EFG1 — translated: MPAQIARSGSCESRAKAETKKERKMAMRYHKIKFFDKQKVNRKIAQTKRALEAPDLDKKERKKLQKELLSHRVDLNYILNHPKLDKYIGLYPSSESNDDRTDKLREERRLLVRQAMERGEMDAEPENRRSNGNGQVEELDGGGSAELGASDDDDDDDDSGTDGEGGNRSHQRHPQIVIKPKKSKSAPLAFQQQLVSVKDDDFFDA